The DNA segment AAAGAAACAGCAACTGGTTTATGCAGCGCTCAGCGAAAAGATTGCCGATGGCACTTTACACGCCGTCCAGATGCAGACTCTGACCCCGGAAGAAGCCGGTCGTTAACCTGCCCCATGAGTACTGGTGGCACCCCAACTATGAGACCGAATGGATAAGTTATTAATTGAGGGCGGCAGTCCGGTGTCCGGAACATTGCGAATCTCCGGTGCAAAAAATTCAGCTCTGCCTATTTTGGCTGCAGCCCTGTTGGCAGACGGGCCGGTACATATTCGCAATCTTCCGCACCTGAATGACATCACCACCATGATCACGCTGCTGCGCTGTATGGGCTGTGATGTCACAATCGATGAGCAACTGGGTGTCGAGATTGACCCCCGCCCGGTCAATGATCTGACAGCGCCTTACGAGTTGGTAAAAACCATGCGCGCATCGATTCTTGTGCTGGGCCCCCTGCTGGCACGTCACGGTGTGGCCAATGTTTCCTTCCCGGGGGGTTGTGCCATCGGCAGTCGCCCGGTGGACATCCACCTCAAGGGCCTGGAGGCCATGGGTGCGGAAATCACCATTGACGGCGGCTTTATCCGTGCGCGTT comes from the Microbulbifer sp. MI-G genome and includes:
- a CDS encoding BolA family protein; this translates as MNVAFEGSHLVVTVVSSAFEGLTRLKKQQLVYAALSEKIADGTLHAVQMQTLTPEEAGR